A DNA window from Bradyrhizobium barranii subsp. barranii contains the following coding sequences:
- a CDS encoding tripartite tricarboxylate transporter permease produces the protein MLKTLIEAFALISTWEVIIAMFAASVYGLVIGSLPGLSATMATALLVPVTFYLSPIAAIATIVAASSMAIFSGDIPGALLRIPGTPASAAYADEAYAMTRKGQAELALGAGVWFSAVGGIAGVLSLMILAPPLAEIALSFSTFEYFWLALLGLMCATLVARSSPVKAIAGMFLGLLVSCIGIENPGGVPRFTFGITDLFGGIEPIPALVGVFAVAQVMRAMLTPEPPPLPRRKFGSIMAGQWKLTKKYHWQMTRGNIIGIIIGVLPGAGADMAAWVSYAMSKRFSKEPEKFGTGHVEGLVEAGASNNASIASGWVPSLLFGIPGDTIAAIAIGVLYMKGLNPGPTLFTEKASSMYAIYLMFIIANILMIPLGIAMIRIAAYILLAPRSAIMPIIMLCCAVGSFAIGNNMFGVVTVAAFGIIGYVMEANGYPVAAMVLGIVMGTMVEQAFVTSLIKSDGSILPFFERPVAAILAAMAIGALLWPVLVWIWRKVKPVQTAAATTR, from the coding sequence ATGCTCAAGACCCTGATTGAAGCATTCGCCCTGATCTCCACCTGGGAGGTCATCATCGCGATGTTCGCAGCCTCCGTGTACGGCCTCGTGATCGGCTCGCTGCCGGGCCTGTCCGCGACGATGGCGACCGCCCTGCTCGTCCCCGTCACCTTCTACCTCTCGCCGATCGCGGCAATCGCGACCATCGTCGCGGCCTCCTCGATGGCGATCTTCTCGGGCGACATCCCCGGCGCACTGCTGCGCATTCCCGGCACCCCCGCCTCGGCCGCCTATGCCGACGAGGCCTACGCCATGACGCGCAAGGGCCAGGCCGAGCTGGCGCTGGGGGCCGGCGTCTGGTTCTCCGCCGTCGGCGGCATCGCCGGCGTGCTGTCGCTTATGATCTTGGCGCCGCCGCTCGCCGAGATCGCGCTGTCATTCTCGACCTTCGAATATTTCTGGCTGGCGCTGCTCGGCCTGATGTGCGCCACGTTGGTCGCGCGCTCCTCGCCGGTGAAGGCGATCGCGGGCATGTTCCTCGGCCTGCTGGTGTCCTGCATCGGCATCGAGAATCCCGGCGGCGTGCCGCGCTTCACCTTCGGCATCACCGATTTGTTCGGTGGCATCGAGCCGATCCCGGCGCTGGTCGGCGTGTTCGCGGTGGCGCAGGTGATGCGCGCGATGCTGACGCCCGAGCCGCCGCCGCTGCCGCGGCGAAAATTCGGAAGCATCATGGCCGGCCAGTGGAAGCTGACCAAGAAATATCACTGGCAGATGACGCGCGGAAACATCATCGGCATCATCATCGGCGTGCTGCCCGGCGCGGGCGCCGACATGGCCGCCTGGGTCTCCTATGCGATGTCGAAACGCTTCTCCAAGGAGCCGGAGAAATTCGGCACCGGCCACGTCGAGGGCCTGGTCGAGGCCGGCGCCAGCAACAACGCCAGCATCGCCTCGGGCTGGGTGCCCTCGCTGCTGTTCGGCATTCCCGGTGACACCATCGCCGCGATCGCGATCGGCGTGCTCTACATGAAGGGCCTCAATCCCGGCCCGACGCTGTTCACCGAGAAGGCGTCGAGCATGTACGCGATCTACCTGATGTTCATCATCGCGAACATTTTGATGATCCCGCTCGGCATCGCCATGATCCGGATCGCCGCCTACATCCTGCTGGCGCCGCGCTCCGCCATCATGCCGATCATCATGCTGTGCTGCGCGGTCGGCTCGTTCGCGATCGGCAACAACATGTTCGGCGTCGTCACCGTCGCCGCCTTCGGCATCATCGGCTATGTCATGGAGGCGAACGGCTATCCGGTGGCCGCGATGGTGCTCGGCATCGTCATGGGCACCATGGTCGAGCAGGCCTTCGTGACCTCGCTGATCAAGTCCGACGGCAGTATCCTGCCGTTCTTCGAGCGACCCGTCGCGGCGATCCTCGCCGCCATGGCGATCGGCGCGCTGCTCTGGCCGGTGCTGGTGTGGATCTGGCGCAAGGTGAAGCCGGTGCAGACGGCAGCGGCAACGACTCGGTGA
- a CDS encoding nucleotidyltransferase family protein: MTRDEVIAAIRRNADAIKAKGVSKLAILGTRDGDDYHPHSDIDVLVEVEPEASFSLLNLIDVEQIIEDATGLQAQATVRRSASPHSAQQIADDIHEIF; this comes from the coding sequence ATGACACGTGATGAGGTCATCGCTGCGATACGCAGGAACGCTGATGCCATCAAAGCCAAGGGCGTCTCGAAGCTCGCCATCCTCGGCACGCGGGACGGCGACGATTATCACCCGCACAGCGACATCGATGTCCTGGTCGAGGTCGAACCGGAGGCCTCTTTCTCGCTGCTCAACCTGATCGACGTCGAGCAGATCATCGAGGACGCAACCGGCCTGCAGGCGCAGGCGACTGTCCGGCGCTCCGCCTCCCCCCACTCTGCGCAGCAGATCGCAGACGACATCCACGAAATATTCTGA
- a CDS encoding RsiV family protein, which translates to MIGLSVAMALSATCVISALAADPKPDAVVKTKSIDARVFLDDRIKADAALAADCLTEGRKWLDKNAAEAAAARKEDPQFFKDGGWDFERKYAIRSVVGDRYVSVLRNDYMDTHGAHPNSDVNTILWDKSEHKRISIRPFFTETADNGATMKAMVKAVIASLRAEKKKRDTSETATDEWFKSVEPSLLKIGAVTLAPSTEAGKSSGLTFHYPPYAVGPYAEGEYVAFVPWETLKTYLTAEGMRIFGGARPKGDAEEPQ; encoded by the coding sequence ATGATCGGTTTGAGCGTCGCCATGGCGCTTAGCGCAACGTGCGTGATCTCCGCCCTCGCGGCGGACCCCAAGCCCGACGCCGTCGTCAAGACCAAGAGCATCGACGCCCGCGTCTTCCTCGACGACAGGATCAAGGCGGATGCGGCGCTCGCTGCGGATTGCCTCACTGAGGGCAGGAAGTGGCTAGACAAGAACGCGGCCGAGGCCGCCGCCGCGCGCAAGGAAGATCCGCAGTTCTTCAAGGACGGCGGCTGGGATTTCGAACGCAAATATGCGATCCGCTCCGTTGTCGGCGATCGCTATGTCAGCGTCCTGCGCAACGATTACATGGACACTCATGGCGCGCATCCCAACTCGGACGTGAACACGATCCTGTGGGACAAGAGCGAGCACAAGCGCATCTCGATCCGCCCGTTCTTCACCGAGACCGCCGACAACGGGGCGACCATGAAGGCGATGGTGAAGGCCGTGATCGCTTCGCTGAGAGCCGAGAAGAAGAAGCGCGACACCAGCGAGACCGCGACCGACGAGTGGTTCAAGAGCGTCGAGCCGAGCCTGCTCAAGATCGGCGCGGTGACGCTCGCGCCGTCAACCGAAGCGGGCAAGAGTTCCGGGCTCACCTTCCACTATCCGCCTTACGCGGTCGGCCCCTACGCCGAGGGCGAATATGTCGCCTTCGTGCCGTGGGAAACGCTGAAGACCTATCTCACGGCGGAAGGCATGCGCATCTTCGGCGGCGCGCGGCCGAAGGGCGACGCCGAGGAGCCGCAGTGA
- a CDS encoding tripartite tricarboxylate transporter substrate binding protein: MSKISRRTFAASSAAIAASAAFGLTPARAQAYPARPVTVIVPWGAGGGTDATARIVAALLEKDLGQPFNVVNRTGGSGVVGHSAIATAQPDGYTIGMLTVEISMMHWQGLTELTPKSYTPLALMNEDPPGIQVSSSSPYKTVKELAEAIKAAPPGKFKASGTGQGGIWHLALVGWMQAMGLPANQVAWVPSNGAAPAMQDLAAGGLDLTTCSVPEARAIIEAGKARSLAIMAPARNPIFKDVPTLKEAMGIDYATGAWRGIGAPKNLPPEIATKLTAALKKVYDSAEFKDFMSNRGFGTVWGDAGQFASFMDKGDAQMGEAMKAAGLSKA, from the coding sequence ATGTCCAAGATTTCGCGCCGCACTTTTGCGGCCTCTTCCGCCGCGATTGCCGCATCCGCCGCATTCGGTCTCACACCCGCACGCGCACAGGCGTATCCGGCGCGGCCGGTCACCGTGATCGTGCCCTGGGGCGCCGGTGGCGGCACCGACGCGACTGCGCGCATTGTCGCAGCCCTGCTGGAAAAGGATCTCGGCCAGCCCTTCAACGTCGTCAACCGCACCGGCGGTTCAGGCGTGGTCGGCCATAGCGCGATCGCGACCGCGCAGCCGGACGGCTACACGATCGGCATGCTCACCGTCGAAATCTCGATGATGCACTGGCAGGGTCTCACCGAGCTGACGCCGAAGAGCTACACGCCGCTGGCGCTGATGAACGAGGACCCGCCCGGCATCCAGGTCTCCTCCTCCTCGCCCTACAAGACCGTCAAGGAGCTCGCCGAAGCCATCAAGGCGGCGCCTCCCGGCAAGTTCAAGGCGTCGGGCACCGGCCAGGGCGGCATCTGGCATCTCGCGCTGGTCGGCTGGATGCAGGCGATGGGCCTGCCTGCCAACCAGGTCGCCTGGGTGCCGTCGAATGGCGCTGCGCCCGCGATGCAGGATCTTGCCGCCGGCGGCCTCGACCTCACGACGTGCTCGGTGCCGGAGGCGCGCGCCATCATCGAGGCGGGCAAGGCAAGGAGCCTTGCCATCATGGCCCCGGCGCGCAACCCGATCTTCAAGGACGTGCCGACGCTGAAGGAGGCGATGGGCATCGACTACGCGACCGGCGCCTGGCGCGGCATCGGCGCGCCGAAGAACCTGCCGCCTGAGATCGCAACGAAGCTCACCGCGGCGCTGAAGAAGGTCTACGACTCCGCCGAGTTCAAGGACTTCATGAGCAACCGCGGCTTCGGCACGGTGTGGGGCGATGCCGGTCAGTTCGCAAGCTTCATGGACAAGGGCGACGCCCAGATGGGCGAGGCGATGAAGGCCGCCGGCCTGAGCAAGGCGTGA
- the meaB gene encoding methylmalonyl Co-A mutase-associated GTPase MeaB, with translation MTEKKASLDIKTLARDLRSGSRAALARAITLVESRRSDHQALARELVQKLLPDTGKAVRVGITGSPGVGKSTTIDVLGTYLIEQGNKVAVLAVDPSSARSGGSILGDKTRMARLSASNDAFIRPSPSSGTLGGVAAKTREAMLLCEAAGFDVVLVETVGIGQSETAVCDMTDFFLALMLPGGGDELQGIKKGLVELADMIAINKADGDNLKRANITAADYRGALHILAPRSEHWHPPVETYSALTGDGIAKLWQKVLDHRKAMNASGDFAARRREQQVKWMWSMLEQRMLARLRSEASVRTKVRKIEAEVAEGHLTPALAAEQILELLQ, from the coding sequence ATGACTGAGAAGAAGGCCTCGCTGGACATCAAAACCCTCGCCCGCGACTTGCGCTCCGGCAGTCGCGCAGCCCTCGCCCGCGCCATCACGCTGGTGGAAAGCCGGCGCAGCGACCATCAGGCGCTGGCGCGCGAACTGGTGCAGAAGTTGCTGCCCGACACCGGCAAGGCGGTTCGGGTCGGCATCACCGGCTCGCCCGGCGTCGGCAAGTCCACCACCATCGATGTGCTCGGGACGTATCTCATCGAGCAGGGAAACAAGGTCGCGGTGCTCGCGGTCGATCCGTCCTCGGCGCGCAGCGGCGGATCGATCCTTGGCGACAAGACGCGGATGGCGCGGCTGTCGGCCTCCAATGACGCCTTCATCCGTCCCTCGCCATCGTCAGGCACGCTCGGCGGCGTCGCCGCCAAGACGCGTGAGGCCATGCTGTTGTGCGAGGCCGCCGGCTTCGACGTAGTGCTGGTCGAGACCGTCGGCATCGGCCAGTCCGAGACCGCAGTTTGTGACATGACCGACTTCTTCCTCGCGCTGATGCTGCCGGGCGGCGGCGACGAGCTGCAAGGCATCAAGAAGGGCCTGGTCGAGCTCGCCGACATGATCGCGATCAACAAGGCCGACGGCGACAACCTCAAGCGCGCCAACATCACTGCCGCCGACTATCGCGGCGCGCTGCATATTTTGGCGCCGCGGTCCGAGCATTGGCACCCGCCGGTCGAGACCTATTCGGCGCTGACCGGCGACGGGATCGCAAAACTCTGGCAGAAGGTTCTGGATCACCGCAAGGCGATGAACGCGTCCGGCGACTTCGCTGCACGGCGGCGCGAGCAGCAGGTGAAGTGGATGTGGTCGATGCTGGAGCAGCGCATGCTGGCGCGGCTGCGCAGCGAGGCGTCGGTGCGAACCAAGGTCAGGAAAATCGAGGCTGAGGTGGCCGAAGGCCATCTCACGCCGGCACTCGCCGCCGAGCAGATTCTGGAGTTGCTGCAATGA
- a CDS encoding tripartite tricarboxylate transporter TctB family protein has product MRLPDSVTGSFLVVLGAAAAYGGWILPPVPGQPVGPNVFPLVIGIGLALCGLAIVFGIGHSFEEEEELVPLEYGQVAAAPPPQGKLYGLRALLPPALLLFYVAAADRLGFIITAAIMVYVTSTALGAKWKLALPLAALSPFAIHLIFGKLLRVPLPAGLLPTPW; this is encoded by the coding sequence ATGCGTCTTCCCGACTCCGTCACGGGATCGTTTCTCGTCGTGCTCGGCGCGGCGGCTGCCTATGGCGGCTGGATCCTGCCGCCGGTGCCGGGGCAGCCGGTCGGCCCCAACGTATTTCCGCTCGTGATCGGCATCGGGCTCGCGCTGTGCGGGCTCGCGATTGTGTTCGGCATAGGCCATTCCTTCGAGGAGGAGGAAGAGCTGGTCCCGCTCGAGTACGGCCAGGTGGCGGCTGCGCCGCCGCCGCAGGGGAAGCTCTACGGCCTGCGCGCCCTGCTGCCGCCGGCGCTGCTGCTGTTCTACGTCGCCGCCGCCGACCGGCTCGGCTTCATCATCACCGCGGCGATCATGGTCTACGTCACCTCGACCGCGCTCGGGGCGAAGTGGAAGCTGGCGCTGCCGCTCGCGGCGCTGTCGCCGTTCGCCATCCACCTCATCTTCGGCAAGCTGCTGCGCGTGCCGCTCCCCGCCGGCCTGCTGCCGACGCCCTGGTGA